In Candidatus Electrothrix scaldis, the genomic window GCTCCCCTGCATAGAGCACCCGAAAAACCTTACAGATTCACCAAAAGCAATACCTGATCCTGCTGGCCTCAGCCCATTGGCACCCATGCTTCCCCAACGGATGCAGTATCAGGGCACCTACGACGAAAATTACCAAAGCAAATTTTTCCCTGGCTATCCTGATGACCATGATTGGCACTCTTTCCTTTGCGCACCACAGGACCAATGGATCACAGGATACTATACCGGAGAGGAATCATACGCCCTGCATAACCTGCACCCGGAACTCCCGATTATATCAGGAACACTCCCCGGCCTTTATCCCCGCTGTTTCTTTAACGAGATAACGAACGGGCAGGAGGTGATGAAAGAACTCCCCCTCAAGCTGGATACCATCTGGTTTTTTCCGGAAAAACTCCTTGGGCTCCTGATATTCCGGGGTGTGACCAAGGTTGCCGATGATGAGGCGGAAACCATCTCCGACCTGCTCTGTGGCTATGAAAAACGGACAGATGAACCGAGAACGCAGGAGTATTACCACCAGGCCCTGCAACGGCGGAAGGAAAGCAAGGACGGGCTACTGAAAAACCTCAACACCCGCGACCTGATCCCGGAAGGCCATAAATCTGCTATGGAGCTGTTGATGGACACGGCCCTGAGCGGAGAACGGGAGAGCCCGCTGGCCGATAATCTGGATGCCAAGGCAGAGGCCCTGCAAAAGATGGCCGACGAAAAGATTGAAGAGGCTATCCAGCAGGCGGAAAAGAACCTGGAAGGTATTGACATTCCAGATGAGGCCTGGGAACATCTCCCTGATGAAACCAAGGCGAAAATGCCAGGCAAACAGGGTGGACTGAATATTCGAGACCTGATCAAGGCCAGAGACAACGCAGAGCCTGATGCTGATGTGCAGCAACTCAATGAACGCATGGAGGCTATCCTGCCGGGGATTACCGCCGGGGATCCCAAGAAGCTGGAGATGAGAGATTTCTCTTTTGACAAGATTGATGAAATCATGGAGGCTGTGGAGGAGTTTTCCGGGAAAAAGGAAAAGGAAGCCAAGGACATTGCAGCCAAGGAGATCGCCAAGGCACGGGAGCAGGTGGAAAAGCAGGTTGCAGACCTTGATGAACAGATTGAGCAGGCCAAGGCAACTCTGAAATCGGAAAACTCAGAAGACTCAGAGGAAGTAAGCTCTCTGGAAGAGGCCAGACAAAAAGTCCAAGAGAGCCTCCAGGCCTTTGATGATATCGATCTGGATGGTACCGCAAAGAAGAAGGCGCCGCTTCCCCGGATTGATGTGGAGGAAATCCGCACGCAGACCCAACAGATTAATCCCCAGCTCATGCAGGCCATGCAGCATGTTCAGACCATGAAGGACATGGGCATTGAGGACGACAAGACCCAGGATCTGGAAAAACAGATTAAGGAGACCTTAGCCACCACCAAGCAGCAGGTTGAGGAAGCCCTGATCGAAGCTGAAAAAGGCTTCCGTGAAGGATATATCATGGGTGCCCATTTTATGGAAGAGGGGCTTTCCCCTCATAAAGACCCTGTTGACGAGGTGACCAAACGTTTTCTGGAGCGTGTTTCCACAGGTGAAAAGGTGTCTGGAGGTGACTGGGCCTGTCTTGATCTTGCTGACCAGAATTTAGCTGGAATCGACCTAAGCGATGCCCTGTTGGAACAGGTCAATTTTAAGGGTGCAGATCTGAAGGGAGTCAATTTTTCCGGGGCCATACTCGCTCGGGCTGACCTGGAGGGTGCAGATTGCAGTGGTGCAAATTTTACTGAGGCCAACATCGGTGCAGTGCATGCGCTGCAAACAGACTTTACAGGTGCCAACCTCAAATCAGCAAAGCTCTCCAAAGGAAATTTTACCGAGGCCAATTTTGCTAAAGCAAACCTTGAAGATATCGAGGCCCTGGAGCTGATTATTGATCGAACAAACTTTTCTAACGCCAGCATGCCCAAGGTGACTTTTTTACAGCTCACTATTTCAGGCGCTAATTTCTCTCAGGCCAATATAAACACCTCTGCCTTTTTGCAGTGTAAACTTACCAACTGTACGTTCTCTGAAGCAGTTATGCATAACTGCGCTTTTGTCGATACCACACTGGAAACTCTGTGTTTTGACAAGGCCGACCTTTCCTCTGCCTGTTTTGTTGCTACAGAGCCGGAAAAATCAAGTTCAACAGAACTCACCTTTCAGGGAACCCTGCTTAATCAGGCTAATTTCCAGAATATGGATATGCATAGTATGGATTTCAATCATGCCCGCATGGAGAATGCCTTTTTTGGTGCAACAGACCTTTCCGGGGCAAATCTCAGCTATGGGCAAGCAAAGAATGCCCAGTTTCGCAAGGCAAATCTTCGCCAGGCAGTACTGGACCATATCAATCTGGACCAGGGATCACTAGCCAAGGCCGATTTGACGCAAGCGTCTTTTCGGGGTGCCAACCTCCACGGCGTGGATGTCTTACGGGCCAAATTTAAAGACACCAATCTGAAGGAGTCCAACCTTGATGCAACCCTTATTGAACATTGGAGTTTTGAGCAATGACAGGAGAAGATCTCTCAAGAGCGGTTAAAGGAGGAGACTTCTTTTATGATGAGGACTTCTCTGGCATGGATTGCCGAGGTGTTGATTTTTCTGGAGCTATCTTTAACAAAATCTGTTTTGATAATTGTGATTTCACAGGCGCAAACCTTAAAGAGGCCCTGTTTACGGAATGCTCTCTTCAGAACAGTATACTCAAGGACAGTACGCTCAACGAAACATTATTTAATAATACAGACCTCAGCCAGGCCGACTTTCAGGGGATTGCCACGGAGTTTGTCAAATTTATCAAGTGCTCAATGAACGGGATAAATTTTTCCGGTGCCCGCCTCAGCGGGATGTGTGTCTTTATTGAATCCTGCCTGGAAGAGGCTGTATTTAACAAAGCAGATTTAGATACGGCTGTTTTTACCACCTGCTCAATGAAGGGAAGTAATTTTTCGCAATCACATCATTTCAAAACCACATTTTATCAATGCGAATTTGAGCAAACAAGTTTCCAAGGAGCAACTATCAACCTTTCCCTTTTTCACGGGGCTTCACTGAATGGAACAGATTTCAGCGAAATGGACCTCAATCAGGTTCAGTTCCGTGAAAGCTCGTTGAATAACTGTAATTTTTATAAAACGCAACTCAAACAGGGTGGCTTTGTCCAGGCCTCCTGTAAAGGGTCTCTCTTTGATGAAGCTTTGCTCGAACTGGCAAATTTTTACGAAGCTGAACTCACGGGTTCCAGGTTTATCAAGGCTGATATGCGAATGGTCAGTATGCAAAATGCCATCCTGAACATGAGCGACTTTTCATCAGCTAATCTGTATCAGGCCCAGCTGGAAGGCGTTCAGGCGAATGACTCGCTCTTCAAGGAAAGTGATCTCACCTATGCTGATCTCTCTCATGCTCAAATAAAAAATTCCAGTTTTTCCGGGGCAAACCTCTTTATGGCCAACCTGCACATGGTGCGTGACGAACATACGATCTGGAGCGGTTCGAACAAAGCCTTAGCACGGGGTACCGATGAAAAAAGATTAAAATCTGAATCCTGGGGAATATAATGCAAAATGTAGCTGAGAAAATCATTCCGATTCATGGTGATACGCTGCCCGGTATCCGGGAGTGTTCTGTACAGGACATTCAACCCGGTGGCATCCGAGTCAATATCGATGGCAGATCAAGACGAGCGAAACAGGCATTTTCCTGTCTCGTCAGCCCGGAAATTGGAGATATTGTTCTTTGCTCGGAAAATGCTCAGGGCATGCTCTATATTCTTGCCATCATTGAACGTCCGACTGCACAAAAAATGCGCCTTGCTTTTCCTGCTGATACAGATATTCAACTCAAGCAGGGTGCGTTGAATATACACGCTCCAGACCATATTAATGTTACCTCTGATAATCTGCATTGTTTTTCAAAAAAGGCCGTCCATGTCAGCGAAAAGGCGATTATCTCCTATGAGCATGTGACAGCCCAAGGGAAAGATCTACAAGCCAATTACTCAACCATCCGCCTGTTGAGCAAATTGATCAACACCATAGCAGGCCAGATGATCAATCGATTCAAAGGCTACATGAGAAGCACAGAGGATCATGATATGGTCAAGGCTACGCAACTTACACGAACGGCGACCCATCTCCACTCTATTGACGGCGAACACACACTTATCAACAGTAAGAAATGCACCAAGATAGACGGGGAAAAGATATTGATGGGGTGATTCGCTCCCTGTAAATTATTTTAAAAAAAGAGGTCATCAATGTTTGCAAATTGTTCAATGCCCGGCATGGATATAGCGTTTCCTGATGTCTGCAAGACACCTGTAGGGCCTGCCATCGTGCCAATTCCATATCCTAATATAGCGATGAAAACTATGGCAGTTCCCCCTACGGCATCAATGAAACATCTTATCATGTTCATGCCATCCCACCATGTAGGAACAACTGTCCCCACCACTATGGGAGATAATGCAGGGGCACTGGGTGGTGTTGCTTCCCAAATTATGATGGGTCCTGCCCGTAACACGAAAAGCAGTATGAAGGTTATTACCGGTGGGATGCCTGCCACACGAATGCTGGACACCACTATGCAGAATCTGACCAACGCATCCGGCATGACCTTGGTCCCTGGCCAGTTTAAAGTCTTATATCTCTCATAGAATGATTATAGATCCTATAGTTACTATAAATCCATAACGCCACCTTGCTACAAATTTGGAGTAAAAAATGGCAGACCAGGAAAAGGACAAGCAACAACAGCCTCATATTCAATTTCACGTTCCACCTGATCTTGAATATGTCTATCGCGATATCTTTAACGTCTATGCAAGGCCAGGTGATGTCCTGATTGAATTCGGTAACCATCACAGAGCAATGCCAGAGCATGCAAGTATCTCCAACCGGATAGTTATGTCGATCTCTGACGCCTACTTGTTAGTCCAAACAATGCAACAGGCCCTGCAGAAAGCACAGGCCCAAATGCAACACAAGCTTTCAAGCTCTGAATAAGCAGGGCACCTCTCTGTTCCTCTGCACCACTTTTTCGTTTGAAAATATCGCAAATATGTTCTAAAAATTAGACTAAGCTAACTTTTTTGTTTTACTTTTGTACATCTGCTCCAAATCCCAAAGGAAAGAACAAAACAAATCAAGCTGATGAGCTTTTCAGCAGCAAATATATGGTTCAACGATTTATAGCCCAGCACGCACTGAAAAAAATATCCCTTCTTTTTCTTCTTTGCCTTTTGCTTCTCACGTCCTGCGCAGCCGATGCCCCGGAACCGGAATGGAAATACGGAGAAGATGCCATTGATATCGTCTACCGTGCAACACCGGATCTTAATACAAAGGACGGTGATCCCAATGCGCTGCTCCTGGTGATCTATCAGCTCAAAGAGGTTAACGAATTCAACCGCCTTGCAGGGTATACAGAGGGACTCAAACAACTGCTTGAAGCCAAAGTATTTGACGAGAGCGTGATGGCCCTGAAAAAAATCTATATTGAGCCGGGTGGTGCGCGTAGAATCACCCTTGATCGCGCAGAGCACACCCGTTTTGTTGGTATCGTTGCGGGCTATTACGACCTGGAACCCTACCGCTGTGTCACTGTACAAGACATTGAGTATGAAACAGAAAAACACGGATTATTCAAAATCTGGAAAAATACAAAAATCAGCCTGCTTGGCATCAGCCTTACCTTGGGACGGGACGGACTGCGGGTTATACGCAAAACGGAGGTAAAGCGTGGTTCCTGAACAGCCAATATTTTGGCACCAGGGGTTATTTCTTCAGCCCCAGCATTTCCAGCATCTGGATCGCTATCAGCAGTCATTGCTCTATCCGACCCAATTCTGCCTACAGCCCTATTTCTGGGGAATTCAGAATATAGAAATTAACGAGGCTGCCCTGCTGAATAGGGTCGTCGAACTAACAGCCTTTGAAGCCATTTTTCAAGATGGTACCTGGGTTGTCCTGGGGAAAAATGCCATCCTCCCTTCCCGGTCCTTTGCTGACCATGAAGCCGTCTTTATTGAAGATGAGACCTTTCCACTCTATATTGGCCTCAAACACTGGGACAGATTCCGTCCCAATGTGGCTTCAGAAGGCGAACACGCACCAGAAGGAATCCGATACCAAAAAGATATTGATCCAGTGGAATGTGAGGATCTCTATGAAGGCGGTCCGGCTGCTTCAATGTATCTCCTGAGCCATCGGTTGGAACTCTTCTGGAAAGACGAACTTCCAGACAAAGACGAGTATTTGCTTCTTCCTGTGGGCAGACTCCGAACAAAAGGTGAGGAGGTCCGCTTTTCAGGTCGCTTTATCCCGCCTATTTTTATGCTTCAGGGATCACCACGTCTGCTGCAGATAGCCAAACAGATCCGTGAGCATATTCAGGCCCGATGCCGTATATTGGAGACCTATAAACCAGCAGGAAGTCATGCCTACAAAAACATGGCCCTTGAAAACCTGAATTATTTATCGGCTCTCAAATCGCTTAACCGCTACCTTACCCTGTTACAGCATTTTATCGAGACGCCCAGGGTGCATCCCTGGACATTATATGCTGTGCTCCGACAGTTTATAGGAGAACTGAGCACCTTCAGCGACAGGATGAATGCTCTGGGGCAGCTGCGTGACGGCACAACACTCCTTCCCGCCTATGATCATCTGGATCTTGAAACCTGCTTCAATGAGAGCCTGCAGCTGATAGGCGAGCTACTGGAGGGTATTGTCATGGGGGCTGAAAACATTATCAGCCTGACCAGAAAAGACGACACGTTCTCCTGTGAAATCCCCCCAGAGACGCTGCAACAACGCAATATATACTGCCTCATGGTTCGCCTCTTTGCTGATGACGACCAGGTAAAAGATACAATGGTTCGCCATGTTAAAATAGGCCATTGTGATGCAATCCCTGTTATGATCGCTCGAGCGCTCAGCGGTATTCCCTTAGAATACAGGGATATTCCTCCTCTGGGTATGGCTCGCCGAGAAGACAGTTGGTGTTTCCAACTTGACATTGATCATCCCCGCTGGAGAGAGGTCACAGCAGACGGTCGTCTCTGTCTCCACTGGGACAATGCTCCTGATGACTCGATAATAGAACTCGTCATCACTCGGATCTAAAAAAGTGTACCAATAACATGCGCCTCGTTGACTGTTTCTGTGATCTTTTTGCTCTTGTCCTCAGCCTTCCTGAAAAACAAGAGCAAGATCTTGATGCCCAGCAAATCCAGGAAACCTTTCTCACGCTTGTCGAAGAAGCCCGCCAGTGTGCCAGGGAACGAGGGTATAACCAGCAGCAATTCGAAGAAGCTCTGTTCGCTGTTACCGTATGGGTTGATGAAACAATACTCTGTTCAGACCTTCCATTCGTTACCACTTGGTCAACATATCAATTACAGCTCCATTTCTTTGGCATAAATAACGGCGGCGATCAGTTTTATGATCGCCTTGATGCTCTTGATCGTCAGAACACACAGCTTTTAGAGGTTTTCGCCTACTGCCTCGCTTTAGGTTTTCATGGTCGGCTCTATGGAGACACAGCTGCTCTGGAAGAACGACGCGCTGAGCTCAACAACAGGCTATATGGCGACTCTGCTCCGTCGGACAAACTCTTTCCTGCCAGTTACCGTAGCGGCACGAGCAAACATGGCTATATCCCACCGAAAATATATGCTCTTCGTACACTCGTGTTGTTCTTGCTTCCCCTATCAATTCTTATCGGTATCTATTTTATATTTTTTTATCGTCTTGATATCCATATGCAATCCATTCTTGGAGGCTAGAAGCGAGTGATCAAGATGTTGAAAAATTTTTCATGGCTCCTTCTTTTCCTCCTCGTTGTTTTAATAGCTGGTGCGGTTGGTTTCTGGGGAATCAATTACCTGGGCTGGCCAACGTGGCTTGGTGTGGCTGTAGGAGCTGGCCTTGTTGGCTGCTTTCTTTTTATTCTCTTCCTGAAAAAATATCTGGTCCGGCGTAGAGGAAAAAAGCTGGTTGAACAGATTGTCAATCAAGGCCAAATACTAGAAGAGGATGCTACTCCAGACCTACTTCAGGTACGAGAGCTTGAAAAAAGCTGGTATGCCAACCTCTCCTTACTCCGCAATTCTCATCTCAGAAGCCGTGGGAATCCTGTCTACGTCCTGCCCTGGTACCTCGCTCTGGGGGCAACCGGCACAGGAAAAACAACCGCGATAAGTAATTTTGCCTTAGCAACCTCAGTAACCGGAACCGGTCAAGGTTCCCAGACCTCTGCTACGCGAAATTGCGATTGGTGGTTCTTGGACAAGGCCGTTGTACTGGATACGGCTGGCCGTTATGCTCTTCCTGTAGAGGGGACCGGTGATCAAGAAGAATGGAAACGTTTTCTGAGCCTGCTCGCTCAATACAGAAAAAGGGAGCCACTTAACGGTATCCTCCTTTTTATAGGTGCTGATAAAATTCAGGATGCTGCCGATGATCTCCTCAGAAAACAGGGCCAGCTGTTGCGCAATCGCATAGATAACCTGATGCGGACACTTGGGTACAAGATTCCAGTTCGTGTAATTGTCTCCAAGATGGATTTCGTCCCTGGTTTTCTCGGCTTTGCCGACAGTGTTACTTCATTTGATCACGATCAAGTTATGGGATACTGGAATCGCCGAGGCACCCCCTACTGGCAGGAAGTCCTCACTGAGGTCATGCATGAAACCGGAGAACGCCTACGGGAACTCAGACAGGAATATGTGCTCGGAAAAAGAAAGTACCACCCCGACCTTCTCATTTTTCCAGAAAAATTTGAACAACTTTATAGCGGATTAAGCAAATTTCTCGAGCCGATCTTCTCAGAAAATCGATTTCAGGAAACACCCTATCTTGCTGGCATTTATTTTGGTAGTGGTCGAGCACCAGTTGCGGTCGAACCATCAAAGCAGAAAAAGAGCTTTTCTGAGGGAAAGCGTACCTTTTTCTTTTCCGGGCTTTTTTCCCGAATCTTGGCCGATGGACGAGAACGCCTTGAACCTGTTAAAGAATTTGTACTTTGGCGAAGAATGACCAGAAGTCTCGGGCTGTTGAGCTGGTGGCTTTTCTGCCTTTTCTGCGCAGGCCTGATTGGAATATCCTTTCTCAATAACCAGAACAGCCTGGACCGCGCTGAATATATAGCCGAGGAAATCTCTTTTTCAAAAACAAAGCCTTCTGATCCTGAGGACTTCAACGCCTCAGTCCTGGAACTGGAAAAATTACGCAGAGAAATAATAAAGCTGGAAGGATTGAACCAATCCCACACCTTGTCGAATATTCACTACGGCCATGCTGTCAATACAGAGCAAGAGCTCAAAGCACGATTTTGCGACCTCTTTGAATCTGTGCTGCAACAGCCTTTAGAGAGACGGCTCGCTCTCATAATCGGTAAAGTGAATACAGGGACTTCAAACGAACTTTTTGCAGATTATGCCTCTTTCAGCGTAGAATACGTTTACTTGTTAAAAAAATATCTTCAGAAAAAACTTACCGGAGAAGTGAGCCCAGAATTTAGTCCGGCAGCAGCGCGTCTTCTTCGTTTTTCAGATGGAACAATCTCTTCCGAGGTAGCTAGTACTTTTGCTGAATTGAATACTTACTATCTCTTTTGGACGAAAGACCACAACAGAGCTGTATCCCGGCTCAAAATTCTTCAATCTGACCTCCTGAAACTACTCGCTAACAGGACTATCGACGTTTCCTGGCTTTACCAGGCTTCTATTACAGGTACTGATCCCGTCACCTTGAGTGGCTTCTGGTCTCATATCTTACCAAAGAGATATAACCTGCTTTTCCTGGTGGAAGGTGCTTTTACAGAAAACGGACGCAAAAATATTTATGCCTTCTTTGATATGGCTGCTGAGGCTATGAAGCCACCAGCGGATACGGCTTCTTCCTCCTTACCAGACAACGTAGAGGAGGACGCAGGTCTATCTGGGGACAAGATACTCTCTACGCTCTGGCTGCGTTTTCAACAGCTGTACCAAACGGACTTTTTTACCCGCTGGTATAATTTTGCAGAGAATTTTCCTATCGCGCGCTTATCCCTTGATGAGAATAACTGGCGCGAAGCTGCCATCCGTATGACCAAGGCCTCCAATCCCTACTTCACCCTTCTCAGGACAATGGCAAAGGAGCTCAAGGACTTTGCCCATGACCAAGATTTCCTACAATACCATAACTGGTTAAAAGAAAAAAACAAAATAGAGAAAGATGAATCGACACTGGGTAAAGTAAACAAGGTTGATATTCCTCCTTGGGCCGAAACCATTATCTCATTTGAAGTGGTGCGGAACCGTGCTGAAGAACTTCAGAAGGCTGAAGGGAAAGGCGCATCGGGCCTTGCAGCTAAATTAAGCGGTGGGGTAAGTACACTCACAACCGCAGCAACAAACAAACTGAATAAAGTTGGAGCAGGGCTCGACAAAAAAAAGGCAGAAGCTGTTGTTTCCGAGACCGACCTGGCCCTTGCATGGGATGCATACCAGGAGGCATTAACAGGGCTTGAGGCAGCAACACCTTTTAAGGAAAAAACTTTTCAGGTGTTTG contains:
- a CDS encoding DUF2169 domain-containing protein produces the protein MNIIRPLQLSVNQQVLEQDRTFYFTVSASLGINLQTGEELLDLNYLKDMFECMGEAPQPDMGMPKPNGEFLVSGSFFAPNQEAVPGGKVTVKVNNTEKTIYIFGPRYWEDNFPSEPKKILSMPLEYSKAFGGKGYEKNPDGIGYKDGLLPCIEHPKNLTDSPKAIPDPAGLSPLAPMLPQRMQYQGTYDENYQSKFFPGYPDDHDWHSFLCAPQDQWITGYYTGEESYALHNLHPELPIISGTLPGLYPRCFFNEITNGQEVMKELPLKLDTIWFFPEKLLGLLIFRGVTKVADDEAETISDLLCGYEKRTDEPRTQEYYHQALQRRKESKDGLLKNLNTRDLIPEGHKSAMELLMDTALSGERESPLADNLDAKAEALQKMADEKIEEAIQQAEKNLEGIDIPDEAWEHLPDETKAKMPGKQGGLNIRDLIKARDNAEPDADVQQLNERMEAILPGITAGDPKKLEMRDFSFDKIDEIMEAVEEFSGKKEKEAKDIAAKEIAKAREQVEKQVADLDEQIEQAKATLKSENSEDSEEVSSLEEARQKVQESLQAFDDIDLDGTAKKKAPLPRIDVEEIRTQTQQINPQLMQAMQHVQTMKDMGIEDDKTQDLEKQIKETLATTKQQVEEALIEAEKGFREGYIMGAHFMEEGLSPHKDPVDEVTKRFLERVSTGEKVSGGDWACLDLADQNLAGIDLSDALLEQVNFKGADLKGVNFSGAILARADLEGADCSGANFTEANIGAVHALQTDFTGANLKSAKLSKGNFTEANFAKANLEDIEALELIIDRTNFSNASMPKVTFLQLTISGANFSQANINTSAFLQCKLTNCTFSEAVMHNCAFVDTTLETLCFDKADLSSACFVATEPEKSSSTELTFQGTLLNQANFQNMDMHSMDFNHARMENAFFGATDLSGANLSYGQAKNAQFRKANLRQAVLDHINLDQGSLAKADLTQASFRGANLHGVDVLRAKFKDTNLKESNLDATLIEHWSFEQ
- a CDS encoding pentapeptide repeat-containing protein, translated to MTGEDLSRAVKGGDFFYDEDFSGMDCRGVDFSGAIFNKICFDNCDFTGANLKEALFTECSLQNSILKDSTLNETLFNNTDLSQADFQGIATEFVKFIKCSMNGINFSGARLSGMCVFIESCLEEAVFNKADLDTAVFTTCSMKGSNFSQSHHFKTTFYQCEFEQTSFQGATINLSLFHGASLNGTDFSEMDLNQVQFRESSLNNCNFYKTQLKQGGFVQASCKGSLFDEALLELANFYEAELTGSRFIKADMRMVSMQNAILNMSDFSSANLYQAQLEGVQANDSLFKESDLTYADLSHAQIKNSSFSGANLFMANLHMVRDEHTIWSGSNKALARGTDEKRLKSESWGI
- a CDS encoding DUF3540 domain-containing protein → MQNVAEKIIPIHGDTLPGIRECSVQDIQPGGIRVNIDGRSRRAKQAFSCLVSPEIGDIVLCSENAQGMLYILAIIERPTAQKMRLAFPADTDIQLKQGALNIHAPDHINVTSDNLHCFSKKAVHVSEKAIISYEHVTAQGKDLQANYSTIRLLSKLINTIAGQMINRFKGYMRSTEDHDMVKATQLTRTATHLHSIDGEHTLINSKKCTKIDGEKILMG
- a CDS encoding DUF4150 domain-containing protein translates to MFANCSMPGMDIAFPDVCKTPVGPAIVPIPYPNIAMKTMAVPPTASMKHLIMFMPSHHVGTTVPTTMGDNAGALGGVASQIMMGPARNTKSSMKVITGGMPATRMLDTTMQNLTNASGMTLVPGQFKVLYLS
- the tssJ gene encoding type VI secretion system lipoprotein TssJ, with amino-acid sequence MVQRFIAQHALKKISLLFLLCLLLLTSCAADAPEPEWKYGEDAIDIVYRATPDLNTKDGDPNALLLVIYQLKEVNEFNRLAGYTEGLKQLLEAKVFDESVMALKKIYIEPGGARRITLDRAEHTRFVGIVAGYYDLEPYRCVTVQDIEYETEKHGLFKIWKNTKISLLGISLTLGRDGLRVIRKTEVKRGS
- the tssK gene encoding type VI secretion system baseplate subunit TssK, which produces MVPEQPIFWHQGLFLQPQHFQHLDRYQQSLLYPTQFCLQPYFWGIQNIEINEAALLNRVVELTAFEAIFQDGTWVVLGKNAILPSRSFADHEAVFIEDETFPLYIGLKHWDRFRPNVASEGEHAPEGIRYQKDIDPVECEDLYEGGPAASMYLLSHRLELFWKDELPDKDEYLLLPVGRLRTKGEEVRFSGRFIPPIFMLQGSPRLLQIAKQIREHIQARCRILETYKPAGSHAYKNMALENLNYLSALKSLNRYLTLLQHFIETPRVHPWTLYAVLRQFIGELSTFSDRMNALGQLRDGTTLLPAYDHLDLETCFNESLQLIGELLEGIVMGAENIISLTRKDDTFSCEIPPETLQQRNIYCLMVRLFADDDQVKDTMVRHVKIGHCDAIPVMIARALSGIPLEYRDIPPLGMARREDSWCFQLDIDHPRWREVTADGRLCLHWDNAPDDSIIELVITRI
- a CDS encoding DotU family type IV/VI secretion system protein — its product is MRLVDCFCDLFALVLSLPEKQEQDLDAQQIQETFLTLVEEARQCARERGYNQQQFEEALFAVTVWVDETILCSDLPFVTTWSTYQLQLHFFGINNGGDQFYDRLDALDRQNTQLLEVFAYCLALGFHGRLYGDTAALEERRAELNNRLYGDSAPSDKLFPASYRSGTSKHGYIPPKIYALRTLVLFLLPLSILIGIYFIFFYRLDIHMQSILGG
- a CDS encoding type VI secretion protein IcmF/TssM N-terminal domain-containing protein, which produces MLKNFSWLLLFLLVVLIAGAVGFWGINYLGWPTWLGVAVGAGLVGCFLFILFLKKYLVRRRGKKLVEQIVNQGQILEEDATPDLLQVRELEKSWYANLSLLRNSHLRSRGNPVYVLPWYLALGATGTGKTTAISNFALATSVTGTGQGSQTSATRNCDWWFLDKAVVLDTAGRYALPVEGTGDQEEWKRFLSLLAQYRKREPLNGILLFIGADKIQDAADDLLRKQGQLLRNRIDNLMRTLGYKIPVRVIVSKMDFVPGFLGFADSVTSFDHDQVMGYWNRRGTPYWQEVLTEVMHETGERLRELRQEYVLGKRKYHPDLLIFPEKFEQLYSGLSKFLEPIFSENRFQETPYLAGIYFGSGRAPVAVEPSKQKKSFSEGKRTFFFSGLFSRILADGRERLEPVKEFVLWRRMTRSLGLLSWWLFCLFCAGLIGISFLNNQNSLDRAEYIAEEISFSKTKPSDPEDFNASVLELEKLRREIIKLEGLNQSHTLSNIHYGHAVNTEQELKARFCDLFESVLQQPLERRLALIIGKVNTGTSNELFADYASFSVEYVYLLKKYLQKKLTGEVSPEFSPAAARLLRFSDGTISSEVASTFAELNTYYLFWTKDHNRAVSRLKILQSDLLKLLANRTIDVSWLYQASITGTDPVTLSGFWSHILPKRYNLLFLVEGAFTENGRKNIYAFFDMAAEAMKPPADTASSSLPDNVEEDAGLSGDKILSTLWLRFQQLYQTDFFTRWYNFAENFPIARLSLDENNWREAAIRMTKASNPYFTLLRTMAKELKDFAHDQDFLQYHNWLKEKNKIEKDESTLGKVNKVDIPPWAETIISFEVVRNRAEELQKAEGKGASGLAAKLSGGVSTLTTAATNKLNKVGAGLDKKKAEAVVSETDLALAWDAYQEALTGLEAATPFKEKTFQVFANWFKEAVAPGDKVSLYGKAYQAVGSLHGLAKGKYKNAIAWQLIEGPFDFLTEFGLRESAAVLQQQWEEQIVAPAETIDPNKLPGFLFEKESGAVWKFVKGSGEPFLQNTVHGYQSREVFGRSLVFESFLYTFLDQGASVVINKQSDYRIEISNRPMKVNRDSTEEPYASVVTVQCAEDKIILENDNYPRTQNFTWSPDRCGDVNLTIEFPSATLHKSYEGNMAFAHFLSNFVDGALHFTPEDFPEEEGHLRNSNISEIILTYALSGQDPVLRLLELKPEVPKSIALPEKQHGEVVFN